The following DNA comes from bacterium.
TCGAACACGATCGGCACCTGGGCGATGCGCAGGCCGTGCGCGATGGCCGCGATGCCGATGAAATGCTGGTAGTAGCGGAAGGGGCGGCGGTAGTCGAGAACGCGGGAGAGCGCGTCGCGCGAGTAAAGCACGAAGCCGCTTTTGTTGTCGCGCAGATGCCCCGCGCCGAACATCGCGCTCAAAAGGCCCGATAGCCCCGCCGTGAGCACCTTGCGCAGCAGGCCGCGGCGCACCTGCGTTTGCCGCCATCCCTGCACGAACTCGGCACCGGTTTCGTCCATCGCCGCCACCAGGCGCGGAATGTCCTCGGGGCGGTATTGCAGATCGGAGTCGATTGTCACGACGCGCCGCCCGCGGCATGCCGCAAGGCCGGTGCGCCAGCTTTCGGGGATGCCGCGATTGACGCGGTGCCGCGCGGGGACGACGAAGGGGAAATCCCTCGCGGCCCGCTCGATCTCCTCGAACGTCGCGTCGCGGCTGCCGTCGTCGACGATGACAAGCTCGAACCCGCCGGGGTGCGCCGCGAGCGCCGCGCCGACGCGCTCGGCAAGCGGCCGGATGTTCGGCGCCTCGTTCAGGCACGGGGCGATGACGGAAAGATCGACGTTGGCGGATTCCAAGCGCACCTCGAACATTCGCGCGGCTCACGAAGGCCATGCGCCGGCGCGCGACGGATGAACCGAATTGTTTATCAACAACGGGCGGCGGGAGCAACGCGGGCCGGGTTACACGCGCGTCGGGATCGCGCTTCAGAACGTCTCGATCTCTTCCGGACGCACGCCAAGGCGTTTGGCCAATAGCGTGAGTGTGCGCGTGGCGCATCGCTCGCGGCGTTTCCGGCCCGGCGGTCCCGGCGGCGCCTTGACGATCCCCGCGCCTGTCGCGTCTCATAACCTGCCGCGCGGGTTCCGGGTCCAATCGGCCGCGCCCAAAGGAGAGCCGGGTGATTCGAAACGTCATCGTCATTCTCATCGGCGCCGCGATCGCCGCGGCCGGCGCGTGGGTCGCCTTCGCGCCGATCGACGTGGCCGACGTCATGCCCGCGAACACGGGCATGATCGTCCAGTTGCCCGACCTCGCCCGCACGGCGGAGATGCTGATCGCGTCCGACTCGTTTCGCGTGCTGACCGAACTTGGCATCGGCGGGCAGCAGCTCGCGCTCGGCGTCGGCATCCTGGACGCGGTTCGCGCCAAGCCGTTCGCGTGGGACGCGATCCGCTTTTTCCAGCCCGTCGTGTCCGTCATGACGCCCGCGGACGTCGCGAGTTGGACGGACCCCGACGCCGTGCCGCGCCTTTTCGTCATCGATCTCGGCCGCCCGATCGTGTTCCTGTCGATGCTCGGGCTCGACATCATCTCCGCGCGCGCCGACAAGACGGCCGAGCACCTCGGACACCCCATCTACGAGTCGGATAAGCTGCGCCTCGCGCGCGTTCGCAACCTCATCGTTATTGGCGGAAGCAGCGAGGTGAAAGATGCCATTTCCGCCTTCAAGGGGCTGCTGCCTTCCGCCGCGGTTGAGCACGGCGATCGCCTCGCGGCCGCGCGCGGCCTTTTGTCGGGCCCCGCGGACGTGCGTGCGTTGGTACTGACGCCGACGGCGATCATTTCCGGTGAATCGGGTAGCGCGACCCAGAAGTTTTTCGCGGCCGAATCCGATTTCGCCGGAGGCGCGTTGCAGCTTCGTTTGGAGGGCGACGCCATTCGCGGCGAGGCGATCCTGAAAGCGAAACCGGGAAAGGCTGTCGTCAGGCAATTCGCCGCGAAGTCAACCGACGACCCCTGGGCGCTGCGGCGTTTTTTGAACGACGATCGCGCCTACACGGCGGGCATCCGGTCAGGCGAGCTGGGCGATCTGGCCGACGCCTTCCTCACATTGCTCGTTCCGACGCAGGCGATGGGCGACAACAAGCTGCGCGAGAAGCTTAGCGCGCTCCTTGTGCGCGAGGTGCTTGCCGGCGTCGGGCCGGAGGTGATTTTTTCGCGCGACAAGGAGGGGGAATGGTTTGTCGTCGCGCAGGTGAAGGACGAGACGATCTTCAGAAAGACGGTGGAAAACCTGCGCAATCCGCCACTGCATTCCTCGCAGAAAAAATATCTCGAGGAGGCCTTCGGCGCCGCCG
Coding sequences within:
- a CDS encoding glycosyltransferase family 2 protein, giving the protein MESANVDLSVIAPCLNEAPNIRPLAERVGAALAAHPGGFELVIVDDGSRDATFEEIERAARDFPFVVPARHRVNRGIPESWRTGLAACRGRRVVTIDSDLQYRPEDIPRLVAAMDETGAEFVQGWRQTQVRRGLLRKVLTAGLSGLLSAMFGAGHLRDNKSGFVLYSRDALSRVLDYRRPFRYYQHFIGIAAIAHGLRIAQVPIVFDERAAGESFIHDPLRFSMRALADLPRAVMEFGVFRRRAAAVRDA